A region from the Variovorax sp. V93 genome encodes:
- a CDS encoding ABC transporter substrate-binding protein, which produces MTNLPFSKASRRRWLKQGAALSLAAAGPLRAWAQPQTTLVLGDQAGGLRALFEASKALEDAPFAYRWANFQGAAPLFEAQRSAAVDTAVAGDLPVLAAAVGRTPLKIVATRVGKADALGIVVQPDSPLRKVADLRGKTVIVSSARGSISQYQLYGALEEAGVRRDEVTVKFVLPTDAAAAFASKQIDAWAVFDPYYTIALQQGGRILRDGHGINTALGFITASEPSLADPAKRAAIVQFLDRLARAGEWALANPEAYAQAYSQLTRLPIESARIITARASVTGRPVTEADIAALQTVADRSARDGILPLRVDVRAITDAQLWKRPA; this is translated from the coding sequence ATGACCAATCTGCCGTTCTCCAAGGCCTCGCGCCGCCGCTGGCTCAAGCAGGGCGCGGCCCTCTCGCTTGCCGCGGCCGGACCGCTGCGCGCATGGGCGCAACCGCAAACCACGCTGGTGCTCGGCGACCAGGCCGGCGGCCTGCGCGCTCTGTTCGAGGCCTCGAAGGCGCTCGAGGATGCGCCCTTTGCGTACCGCTGGGCCAACTTCCAGGGCGCGGCGCCACTGTTCGAGGCGCAACGCAGCGCGGCCGTCGACACCGCCGTGGCCGGCGACCTGCCGGTGCTTGCCGCGGCGGTCGGCCGGACGCCGCTGAAGATCGTCGCCACGCGCGTTGGCAAGGCCGATGCCCTGGGCATCGTGGTGCAGCCCGATTCGCCGTTGCGCAAGGTGGCCGATCTGCGCGGCAAGACCGTGATCGTGTCGTCCGCGCGCGGCAGCATCTCGCAATACCAGCTCTACGGCGCGCTCGAGGAAGCCGGTGTGCGGCGCGACGAGGTCACGGTGAAGTTCGTGCTGCCGACCGATGCGGCCGCGGCCTTCGCCTCGAAGCAGATCGATGCCTGGGCCGTCTTCGATCCCTACTACACGATCGCGCTGCAGCAGGGCGGGCGCATCCTGCGCGACGGACACGGCATCAACACGGCGCTGGGCTTCATCACCGCGAGCGAGCCGTCGCTGGCCGATCCCGCCAAGCGCGCCGCCATCGTGCAGTTTCTCGACCGGCTGGCGCGCGCAGGCGAATGGGCGCTGGCCAACCCCGAGGCCTATGCGCAGGCCTACAGCCAGCTCACGCGCCTGCCGATCGAATCGGCGCGCATCATCACGGCGCGCGCCTCGGTCACGGGCCGGCCTGTGACCGAGGCCGACATCGCCGCACTGCAGACGGTGGCCGACCGCTCGGCGCGCGACGGCATCCTGCCGCTGCGGGTGGACGTGCGCGCCATCACCGATGCGCAGCTGTGGAAGCGCCCCGCATGA
- a CDS encoding ABC transporter permease encodes MSTPDPALGFDSLPFRGRARVGAAAPERAPAPASTSTRIQAAAPAWGIGFAAAAAWFALGLLTLCWPNKPVGFSDWAYTDEFGIAAIAVGALLLAVASLGPRAGRVARTLRPAGPWLVALPVLFAIWEIATAKLALLPTPFFAPPQSLVETYIDDWRRLGESLLHSTRLLAHGFVLGALAGFLTGVTIGWSRIAGYWVHPVLRFVGPVPASALLPLAFFFFPSSYAAAVFLIALATGFPVAVLTWSGVASVNRNYYDVARTMGASERFLVLRVAIPAALPQVFVGLFMGLGAAFSVLVTAEMMGVKAGLGFYLSWAQGWASYSNMYAALIVMAVLCSGLITLLFKVRDRVLSWQKGTVKW; translated from the coding sequence ATGAGCACCCCAGACCCCGCATTGGGCTTCGATTCACTCCCCTTCCGGGGGAGGGCGAGGGTGGGAGCCGCGGCGCCCGAACGCGCGCCGGCTCCTGCTTCGACATCGACCCGCATTCAAGCAGCTGCGCCCGCATGGGGCATCGGCTTCGCCGCCGCTGCGGCATGGTTCGCCCTGGGCCTGCTCACGCTCTGCTGGCCGAACAAGCCCGTCGGCTTCAGCGACTGGGCCTACACCGACGAGTTCGGCATCGCCGCCATTGCGGTGGGCGCATTGCTGCTGGCCGTTGCATCGCTTGGGCCGCGCGCCGGCCGCGTTGCGCGCACGCTGCGGCCCGCGGGCCCATGGCTGGTCGCGCTGCCCGTGCTGTTCGCCATCTGGGAGATCGCGACCGCCAAGCTCGCGCTGCTCCCCACGCCGTTCTTCGCGCCGCCGCAAAGCCTGGTCGAGACCTACATCGACGACTGGCGCCGCCTCGGAGAAAGCCTGCTGCACTCGACCCGGCTGCTGGCCCACGGCTTCGTGCTGGGCGCGCTCGCGGGCTTTCTCACGGGCGTGACCATCGGCTGGTCGCGCATCGCGGGCTACTGGGTGCATCCGGTGCTGCGCTTCGTGGGGCCGGTGCCGGCTTCGGCGCTGCTGCCGCTGGCGTTCTTCTTCTTTCCGTCGAGCTATGCGGCCGCGGTGTTCCTGATCGCGCTCGCCACGGGCTTTCCTGTGGCGGTGCTCACCTGGTCGGGTGTCGCTTCGGTCAACCGCAACTACTACGACGTGGCGCGCACCATGGGCGCGAGCGAGCGCTTCCTGGTGCTGCGCGTGGCGATTCCGGCTGCCTTGCCGCAAGTGTTCGTGGGCCTTTTCATGGGGCTGGGCGCGGCGTTCTCGGTGCTCGTCACGGCCGAGATGATGGGTGTGAAGGCCGGGCTGGGCTTCTATCTTTCGTGGGCGCAGGGCTGGGCCTCGTACTCGAACATGTACGCCGCGCTGATCGTGATGGCCGTGCTGTGCTCGGGCCTGATCACGCTGCTCTTCAAGGTGCGCGACCGCGTGCTGTCGTGGCAGAAGGGGACCGTGAAATGGTAG
- a CDS encoding class II aldolase/adducin family protein: MNVVLSIDRHAAQPLKLNPHPQQKYWFDPIPPRTSVQAERRHRQERLAGAFRLFARFGFAQGLAGHITARDPELGDHFWVNPLGVHFSRIKVSDLLLVNAKGETVIGDRPLNKAAFAIHAAIHEHNPKIVAAAHTHSTYGKAWSTLGRKLDTITQDSCVFHGDVALFDDFTGMVVDTSEGERIARALGDKKGAILKNHGILTAGPTVEAAAWWYIALDNACHTQLLAEAAGKPQPIDEETARHTHSQIGGPEGAIHSFDSLYEGLVEAEPDLLL, encoded by the coding sequence ATGAATGTCGTTCTTTCCATCGACCGCCACGCGGCCCAGCCGCTCAAGCTCAACCCTCACCCGCAGCAGAAATACTGGTTCGACCCGATCCCGCCGCGCACCAGCGTGCAGGCCGAGCGCCGCCACCGGCAGGAGCGTCTCGCAGGTGCATTCCGCCTGTTCGCGCGCTTCGGTTTCGCCCAAGGCTTGGCCGGCCACATCACTGCGCGCGACCCGGAGCTCGGCGATCACTTCTGGGTCAATCCGCTGGGCGTCCACTTCTCGCGCATCAAGGTCTCCGACCTGCTGCTGGTCAATGCGAAGGGCGAGACGGTGATCGGCGACCGGCCGCTCAACAAGGCCGCCTTCGCGATCCATGCCGCGATCCACGAGCACAACCCGAAGATCGTTGCCGCCGCGCATACGCATTCGACCTACGGCAAGGCCTGGTCGACGCTCGGCCGCAAGCTCGACACGATCACGCAGGACAGCTGCGTGTTCCACGGCGACGTGGCACTGTTCGACGACTTCACCGGCATGGTGGTCGACACCAGCGAGGGCGAGCGCATCGCGCGGGCGCTGGGCGACAAGAAAGGCGCGATCCTCAAGAACCACGGCATCCTGACCGCGGGCCCCACGGTCGAGGCCGCCGCCTGGTGGTACATCGCGCTCGACAACGCCTGCCACACGCAACTCCTTGCCGAGGCCGCCGGCAAGCCGCAGCCCATCGACGAGGAAACCGCGCGCCACACGCACAGCCAGATCGGAGGGCCGGAGGGGGCCATCCATTCCTTCGACAGCCTCTACGAAGGCCTGGTCGAAGCGGAGCCCGATCTGCTGCTCTGA
- a CDS encoding acyl-CoA dehydrogenase family protein, which yields MSALPLRRPPATNEDPAPATVDAALLAHLSAQFTATAADHDRSGAFPHPNFAALQSHGLIGLVAPAAHGGGGATLATARRVIAAVARGEPATALILTMTYLQHHALARSDSRWPPHLRERVLRSAVERGALINALRVEPALGSPARGGLPATVARRERSGWRIDGHKLYTTGIEGLSWLAVWARTDEAAPRTGVFLVPRDAPGVRVIASWDHLGLRASGSHEVVFENVAIELDHAVDLRAPADWAPDAGSQTDIDAHAAQQAWMTVLLGSLYDAVAQAARGWLVDFLNRRSPGSLGAPLASLARVQEHAGEIEALLRTNRVLLDEAAHAVDEGRAPPATDSGLLKYTVTGNAIRAVELALQLSGNHGLARQNPLERHYRDVLCSRIHTPQNDAILVVAGRRALLSEGAAA from the coding sequence ATGAGTGCACTCCCCTTGCGCCGCCCGCCGGCCACGAATGAAGACCCCGCGCCTGCCACCGTCGATGCCGCATTGCTCGCGCATCTGTCGGCGCAGTTCACCGCCACCGCGGCCGACCACGACCGCAGCGGCGCCTTTCCGCATCCGAACTTCGCGGCCTTGCAGTCGCATGGGCTCATCGGCCTGGTGGCGCCCGCGGCGCACGGCGGCGGCGGCGCCACGCTGGCCACGGCACGCCGCGTGATTGCGGCCGTGGCGCGCGGCGAGCCGGCGACCGCGCTGATCCTCACGATGACCTACCTGCAGCACCATGCACTCGCGCGCAGCGACAGCCGCTGGCCGCCGCACCTGCGCGAACGGGTGCTGCGCAGTGCGGTGGAACGCGGCGCGCTCATCAATGCGCTGCGCGTGGAGCCCGCGCTCGGCTCGCCCGCGCGCGGCGGGCTGCCCGCAACCGTCGCGCGCCGCGAACGCAGCGGCTGGAGGATCGACGGCCACAAGCTCTACACGACGGGCATCGAAGGCCTCTCCTGGCTCGCCGTGTGGGCCCGCACCGACGAAGCCGCGCCGCGCACCGGCGTGTTCCTGGTGCCGCGCGATGCGCCCGGCGTGCGCGTGATCGCGAGCTGGGACCATCTGGGCCTGCGCGCTTCGGGCAGCCACGAAGTGGTGTTCGAGAACGTGGCCATCGAGCTCGACCATGCGGTCGACCTGCGTGCACCGGCCGACTGGGCGCCCGACGCCGGCAGCCAGACCGACATCGATGCCCACGCCGCGCAGCAGGCCTGGATGACGGTGCTGCTCGGCAGCCTCTACGACGCCGTGGCGCAGGCTGCGCGTGGCTGGCTGGTGGACTTCCTGAACCGTCGTTCCCCCGGCAGCCTGGGCGCGCCGCTCGCGAGCCTTGCGCGCGTGCAGGAGCATGCGGGAGAAATCGAGGCGCTGCTTCGTACCAACCGCGTGCTGCTCGACGAGGCCGCGCATGCCGTGGACGAAGGCCGTGCACCGCCGGCCACCGACAGCGGCCTGCTCAAGTACACCGTGACGGGCAATGCGATCCGCGCGGTCGAACTCGCGCTGCAGCTCAGCGGCAACCACGGCCTCGCGCGGCAGAACCCGCTCGAGCGGCACTACCGCGACGTGCTGTGCAGCCGCATCCACACGCCGCAGAACGACGCGATCCTGGTCGTGGCGGGCAGGCGTGCGCTGCTGTCCGAGGGAGCTGCCGCATGA
- a CDS encoding ABC transporter ATP-binding protein, which produces MVAIADANVRQAGAHIDIRGVSHWFDVPAGPLQVLDDIDLTVKPGEFVALLGPSGCGKSTLLRLVAGLEPATAGRITQDDAPITRPDPSRIVVFQDPTLYPWRSVWDNVALGLQARGVLKAQRGRVDEALKLVGLADFAKAFPHQLSGGMAQRVALARALVNDPQLLVLDEPLGKLDSLTRIAMQSELVNLWQRAGFSALLVTHDVEEALFLANRVIVLSDRPARIAAEIVVDLPYPRHRGHARLAELRHEALRHLGLDATW; this is translated from the coding sequence ATGGTAGCCATTGCCGATGCAAACGTGCGCCAGGCCGGCGCGCACATCGACATCCGCGGCGTGAGCCATTGGTTCGATGTGCCTGCGGGGCCGCTGCAGGTGCTCGACGACATCGACCTCACGGTGAAGCCCGGCGAGTTCGTCGCGCTGCTGGGGCCGAGCGGCTGCGGCAAGTCGACGCTGCTGCGCCTGGTGGCGGGGCTCGAGCCTGCCACGGCCGGCCGCATCACGCAGGACGATGCGCCCATCACGCGGCCCGACCCCTCGCGCATCGTCGTGTTCCAGGACCCGACGCTCTACCCCTGGCGCAGCGTGTGGGACAACGTGGCGCTGGGCCTGCAGGCGCGCGGCGTGCTCAAGGCGCAGCGCGGCCGCGTCGACGAGGCGCTGAAGCTTGTCGGCCTCGCCGACTTTGCCAAGGCCTTTCCGCACCAGCTCTCGGGCGGCATGGCGCAGCGCGTGGCGCTGGCGCGTGCGCTGGTCAACGATCCACAGCTGCTGGTGCTCGACGAGCCGCTCGGCAAGCTCGACTCGCTCACGCGCATCGCGATGCAGAGCGAGCTGGTCAACCTGTGGCAGCGCGCGGGCTTCTCGGCGCTGCTGGTGACGCACGACGTGGAGGAGGCGCTGTTCCTCGCCAACCGCGTGATCGTGCTCAGCGACCGGCCGGCGCGCATTGCGGCGGAGATCGTGGTCGACCTGCCGTATCCGCGGCACCGCGGCCATGCGAGGCTCGCCGAACTGCGGCACGAGGCGTTGCGGCACCTGGGGCTCGACGCCACCTGGTGA
- a CDS encoding cytochrome c, translating to MNSTPEADWLNLLIGLLQGAQLQLLRVLDALGLAQHVHGQPAWPWARRLSGENLLIDLGQARSLAWTLVFVAVAVLALLLALLWPRLRFYFLALVPMLLIAAPWPESRVVLVPATPTSFQASPTGFTAESIARGRVIYQQNCVACHGADGKGEGPLAASLAVWPPDLSGPLLWRRADGDLLWRILHGTRDAQQGGQPTMPGFAGKLGEADAWALVDYMKAQGAGQSLRALGSWPQPIGLPDMAVRCGSQPPRLLASWRGQRVRIVAGGAVPAEDPRLVTVLLRPPASAVATAADCVADSAAGWEALALIAGTEQLAGTQLIADRDGWLRARGAPGKAGWSDDDLLCRSERAPDAVEQGAAALPADGLGALIARMDAQPVRFVKGGFIH from the coding sequence ATGAACAGCACGCCCGAGGCCGATTGGCTCAACCTGCTGATCGGCCTGCTGCAAGGCGCCCAGCTGCAGCTGCTGCGCGTGCTCGATGCACTCGGGCTCGCGCAGCATGTGCACGGCCAGCCGGCGTGGCCGTGGGCGCGGCGGCTGTCGGGCGAGAACCTGCTGATCGACCTGGGACAGGCGCGCAGCTTGGCGTGGACGCTGGTGTTCGTCGCAGTGGCGGTGCTCGCTTTGCTGCTCGCGCTGCTCTGGCCGCGCCTGCGCTTCTACTTTCTCGCGCTGGTGCCGATGCTGCTGATCGCAGCGCCCTGGCCCGAGTCGCGCGTCGTGCTGGTGCCTGCAACGCCCACCAGCTTTCAGGCATCGCCGACCGGCTTCACGGCCGAATCCATCGCCCGGGGCCGTGTGATCTACCAACAGAACTGCGTGGCCTGCCACGGTGCGGACGGCAAGGGCGAAGGCCCGCTCGCAGCCTCGCTGGCGGTGTGGCCGCCGGACCTCAGCGGTCCGTTGCTGTGGCGGCGCGCCGATGGCGACCTGCTCTGGCGCATCCTCCACGGCACGCGCGATGCGCAGCAGGGCGGCCAACCCACGATGCCCGGCTTCGCCGGAAAGCTCGGTGAGGCCGACGCCTGGGCGCTGGTCGACTACATGAAGGCGCAGGGCGCGGGCCAGAGCCTGCGTGCGCTTGGCAGCTGGCCGCAACCCATCGGCCTGCCCGACATGGCGGTGCGCTGCGGTTCACAGCCGCCACGGCTGCTCGCGAGCTGGCGCGGGCAGCGCGTGCGCATCGTGGCGGGCGGCGCGGTGCCGGCCGAAGACCCGCGCCTCGTGACCGTGCTGCTGCGGCCGCCTGCGAGCGCGGTTGCAACGGCTGCCGATTGCGTGGCCGACTCCGCCGCCGGATGGGAGGCGCTGGCGCTCATCGCCGGCACCGAGCAACTGGCCGGCACCCAGCTCATTGCCGATCGCGACGGCTGGCTGCGCGCACGTGGTGCGCCCGGCAAGGCGGGCTGGTCGGACGACGACCTGCTGTGCCGCAGCGAGCGTGCGCCCGACGCGGTGGAGCAGGGCGCTGCTGCACTGCCTGCCGACGGCCTGGGCGCGCTGATTGCCCGCATGGACGCGCAGCCGGTGCGCTTCGTCAAGGGCGGCTTCATCCACTGA
- a CDS encoding ABC transporter substrate-binding protein — MTSDFPIDRRRLLQAAAGWSALGAARAAAPARDLSGVTLRVGTYKGLWRPLLQASGQANTPYRIDWRELNNGVLHIEAINGDALDLGSGSEIPPVFAARQKSSVKLVAVTHEDLNNQATLARKDSPIRRIADFKGKRVGYVRATTSHYYLARQLAEAGLSFSDIQAVSLTPSDGLSAFARGDLDAWAIYGYNGQIARIQYGARTIKTGVGYLSGNFPIYANPRALDDELRRAALSDLLQRLQRAFAWINGNFLAYARAQSAETRVPVGDLVELFNGRSDDYSLGPVTDAVVRSHQQVADTFLKIGVLDGPADVTPLWDRSFESVLRPPAA, encoded by the coding sequence ATGACATCTGACTTCCCGATCGACAGGCGCCGCCTGCTGCAGGCCGCCGCAGGCTGGAGTGCCCTGGGCGCGGCGCGGGCTGCGGCACCGGCGCGCGACCTTTCCGGCGTGACCTTGCGCGTCGGCACCTACAAGGGCCTCTGGCGGCCGCTGCTGCAGGCTTCCGGCCAGGCCAACACGCCCTACAGGATCGACTGGCGCGAGCTCAACAACGGCGTGCTGCACATCGAGGCCATCAACGGCGATGCGCTCGACCTGGGCTCGGGCAGCGAAATTCCACCGGTGTTCGCGGCGCGGCAGAAATCCAGTGTGAAGCTGGTGGCCGTGACGCATGAGGACCTCAACAACCAGGCCACGCTGGCACGCAAGGATTCGCCGATCCGCCGCATTGCCGACTTCAAGGGCAAGCGCGTGGGCTATGTGCGCGCCACCACCTCGCACTATTACCTGGCCCGGCAGCTGGCCGAGGCGGGCCTGTCGTTCAGCGACATCCAGGCCGTGAGTCTCACGCCTTCGGACGGCCTCTCGGCCTTCGCGCGCGGCGATCTCGATGCCTGGGCCATCTACGGCTACAACGGCCAGATCGCGCGCATCCAGTACGGCGCGCGCACCATCAAGACCGGCGTGGGCTACCTGTCGGGCAATTTTCCGATCTACGCCAACCCGCGTGCGCTCGACGACGAACTGCGCCGCGCGGCATTGAGCGACCTGTTGCAGCGCCTGCAGCGCGCCTTCGCATGGATCAACGGCAACTTCCTGGCCTATGCGCGTGCGCAATCGGCCGAGACGCGCGTGCCGGTCGGCGACCTGGTCGAACTCTTCAACGGCCGCAGCGACGACTACAGCCTCGGCCCCGTCACCGACGCCGTGGTGCGCAGCCACCAGCAGGTGGCCGACACCTTCCTGAAGATCGGCGTGCTCGACGGCCCGGCCGACGTGACGCCCCTGTGGGACCGCAGCTTCGAGAGCGTGCTGCGCCCGCCTGCCGCTTGA
- a CDS encoding ABC transporter substrate-binding protein codes for MTASLSRPISRRGVLRAGGAAAVVASGGLIASQAFSQQARKLTFAWNAAAFCLSPVVVAQERGYFERNGLQVDLINYTGSTDQLLESLATAKADAAVGMIHRWLKPLESGFDVKIVGSSHGGCVRLVGAKNAGATSLASLKGKIIGVSDIASPGKNFFSILLAKNGIDADKDVTWRQYPADLLDIAVQKGEIHAIADGDPNVYLIEKRNKGAFVEIASNLSGEYKDKVCCIVGARGELVRKDKPTVAALVRAIAQASDYVAENPNESAKLFAKYSPKVPVEDLRALLGTLTHSHHPLGKNLRDEVEFYARDFRGVGVLKKTTDPVRFAEHVSFDPLA; via the coding sequence ATGACCGCATCTCTTTCACGCCCTATATCGCGCCGGGGTGTCCTGCGCGCAGGCGGCGCCGCTGCCGTGGTCGCCTCGGGCGGCCTGATCGCCTCGCAGGCCTTCTCGCAGCAGGCACGCAAGCTCACTTTTGCATGGAACGCCGCCGCGTTCTGCCTCTCGCCCGTCGTCGTTGCACAGGAGCGCGGCTACTTCGAGCGCAATGGCCTGCAGGTGGACCTGATCAACTACACCGGCTCCACCGACCAGCTGCTGGAGTCGCTGGCCACGGCCAAGGCCGATGCGGCGGTGGGCATGATCCACCGCTGGCTCAAGCCGCTGGAGTCGGGCTTCGACGTGAAGATCGTCGGCAGCTCGCACGGCGGCTGCGTGCGGCTGGTGGGTGCGAAGAACGCGGGCGCGACCAGCCTTGCGAGCCTCAAGGGCAAGATCATCGGCGTGTCGGACATCGCGAGCCCGGGCAAGAACTTCTTCTCGATCCTGCTCGCGAAGAACGGCATCGACGCCGACAAGGACGTGACCTGGCGCCAGTACCCGGCCGACCTGCTCGACATCGCGGTGCAGAAGGGCGAGATCCACGCCATTGCCGATGGCGACCCCAACGTCTACCTGATCGAGAAGCGCAACAAGGGCGCCTTCGTGGAGATTGCGAGCAACCTCTCGGGCGAATACAAGGACAAGGTCTGCTGCATCGTCGGCGCGCGCGGCGAACTGGTGCGCAAGGACAAGCCGACCGTCGCGGCCCTCGTGCGCGCCATCGCGCAAGCCTCCGACTACGTGGCCGAGAACCCGAACGAATCGGCGAAGCTGTTTGCGAAGTATTCGCCCAAGGTGCCGGTGGAAGACCTGCGTGCGCTGCTCGGCACGCTCACGCACAGCCACCATCCGCTCGGCAAGAACCTGCGCGACGAGGTGGAGTTCTACGCGCGCGATTTCCGCGGTGTCGGCGTGCTCAAGAAGACCACCGATCCGGTGCGCTTTGCCGAACACGTCTCTTTCGATCCACTCGCATGA
- a CDS encoding ABC transporter substrate-binding protein, translated as MNPHLDRSRRQFLARGLTAAVALPAFSLQARAQGRPLLKAGDQKGGLRALLEAAGGLEGLGYDIQWSEFPAAAPLAEALNAAAVDSGPIGDAPLIFALAAGTRVKAIGANRSDSYGTAVLVRPDSPLKTAADLRGRSIATNRGSIGHYVTLKAITAAGLKPEDVNIRFLAPADAKLALTQGSVDAWATWEPYTALAEVSRHARVLVSGRGLLPGLSYLAATDAAIAAKRPVLQDFLQRVVKAQLWSYRNVDAYSAALARIIGIPPEAAKLQFERRQQKWVPIDAQVIADQQGTADFYRQVGLIKQPLDVKSTFDTGFGVAG; from the coding sequence ATGAACCCACATCTCGACCGATCACGCCGGCAGTTCCTTGCACGCGGCCTCACCGCCGCCGTGGCCTTGCCCGCCTTCTCATTGCAGGCCCGCGCACAGGGCCGCCCCCTTCTCAAGGCCGGCGACCAGAAGGGCGGGCTGCGCGCGCTGCTCGAAGCGGCAGGTGGACTCGAAGGCCTGGGCTACGACATCCAGTGGTCCGAGTTCCCCGCGGCTGCGCCGCTGGCCGAGGCGCTGAATGCCGCGGCGGTCGATTCCGGTCCCATCGGCGATGCGCCGCTCATCTTTGCGCTTGCGGCCGGCACGCGCGTCAAGGCCATCGGCGCGAACCGTTCGGATTCGTACGGCACGGCAGTGCTGGTGCGGCCCGATTCGCCGCTCAAGACCGCCGCCGATCTCAGGGGCAGGAGCATCGCGACCAACCGCGGCTCCATCGGCCACTACGTCACGCTCAAGGCCATCACTGCGGCCGGCCTGAAGCCCGAGGACGTCAACATCCGCTTCCTCGCGCCGGCCGACGCCAAGCTCGCGCTCACGCAGGGCTCGGTCGACGCCTGGGCCACCTGGGAGCCCTACACCGCGCTGGCCGAGGTCAGCCGCCATGCGCGCGTGCTCGTGAGCGGGCGCGGGCTGCTGCCGGGGCTCAGCTACCTCGCGGCCACCGATGCAGCCATTGCCGCCAAGCGGCCGGTGCTGCAGGACTTTCTGCAGCGCGTGGTGAAGGCCCAGCTCTGGTCGTACCGCAACGTCGATGCCTATTCGGCCGCGCTGGCCCGCATCATCGGCATTCCGCCCGAGGCGGCCAAGCTGCAGTTCGAGCGCCGCCAGCAGAAGTGGGTGCCCATCGATGCGCAGGTCATTGCCGACCAGCAAGGCACGGCGGATTTCTACCGCCAGGTGGGGCTCATCAAGCAGCCGCTCGATGTGAAGAGCACATTCGACACGGGGTTTGGCGTGGCGGGCTGA
- a CDS encoding LLM class flavin-dependent oxidoreductase: MSQNDVEFIGMIQGQKVSEIHAAKGPAIDRDYVRAFAQAHENAGFDRVLVPHHSTGPDATLTVAYAASVTERIHFMLAHRPGFVAPTLAARQFASLDQFSGGRLAVHYISGGSDEEQRRDGDWLGHDQRYARTDEYLDVLHKVWTADKPFDHEGAHYRFQNAFSEVKPVQTRNGRPHVPVYFGGASEAAIPVAGKYADVYALWGESLDQARELTTRVRAEAAKHGRSVRFSVSFRPILAQTEEAAWARAENILAETKRLRVVQGYNRGGPQQSEGAKRLLAAAEKGTRLDKRLWTAVAQEIGGRSNSTALVGTPEQVADALLDYYDLGVTTFLIRGFDPLEDAIDYGRELIPRTRELVAQRAALARKAA; encoded by the coding sequence ATGAGCCAGAACGACGTTGAATTCATCGGCATGATCCAGGGCCAGAAGGTCTCGGAGATCCACGCCGCCAAGGGCCCGGCCATCGACCGCGACTACGTGCGCGCCTTCGCCCAGGCGCACGAGAACGCCGGCTTCGACCGCGTGCTGGTGCCGCACCATTCGACCGGCCCCGATGCCACGCTCACCGTGGCCTACGCCGCCTCGGTCACCGAGCGAATCCACTTCATGCTTGCGCACCGCCCGGGCTTCGTCGCACCCACGCTGGCGGCGCGGCAGTTCGCTTCGCTCGACCAGTTCAGCGGCGGCCGGCTCGCGGTGCACTACATCTCGGGCGGCTCCGACGAGGAACAGCGCCGCGACGGCGACTGGCTCGGCCACGACCAGCGCTATGCACGCACCGACGAATACCTCGACGTGCTGCACAAGGTGTGGACCGCCGACAAGCCCTTCGACCACGAAGGCGCGCACTACCGCTTCCAGAACGCCTTCTCCGAAGTGAAGCCGGTGCAGACGCGCAATGGCAGGCCGCATGTGCCGGTGTATTTTGGCGGTGCTTCGGAGGCGGCGATTCCGGTGGCCGGCAAGTACGCCGACGTGTATGCGCTGTGGGGCGAGTCGCTCGACCAGGCGCGCGAACTCACGACGCGCGTGCGTGCCGAGGCCGCCAAGCATGGGCGCAGCGTGCGCTTCTCGGTCTCGTTCCGCCCGATCCTCGCGCAGACCGAAGAGGCCGCGTGGGCGCGCGCCGAGAACATCTTGGCTGAGACGAAGCGCCTGCGCGTGGTGCAGGGCTACAACCGCGGCGGACCGCAGCAAAGCGAAGGCGCGAAGCGCCTGCTCGCCGCGGCGGAGAAGGGCACGCGGCTCGACAAGCGCCTGTGGACGGCGGTGGCGCAGGAGATCGGCGGCCGCTCCAACAGCACGGCGCTGGTCGGCACGCCCGAGCAGGTGGCCGATGCGCTGCTCGACTACTACGACCTGGGCGTGACCACCTTCCTGATCCGCGGCTTCGATCCGCTGGAAGACGCGATCGACTACGGCCGCGAGCTGATTCCGCGCACGCGCGAGCTGGTGGCGCAGCGCGCGGCTTTGGCTCGCAAAGCGGCGTGA